The DNA segment CACCTGCTCCACCGTGACGCTCTGCTTGAGCTCGAACACCGCATCGGTCAGCGATCCATTCAGCAGAGGAACACGAACGGCATGACCGTTGAGCTTGCCCTTCAACTCGGGGAAGATCATCGCGATCGCCTTGGCCGAGCCGGTGGTGGTGGGGATCAAGGAGGTGAGCCCGGAGCGCGCCCGGCGCAGATCGGTTTTGAAGGAATCGATCGGCACCTGGGTGTTGGTGATGTCGTGAATGGTGGTGATCAGGCCGTGTTCGATGCCGAAGCTTTCGTGCACCACTTTCACCACCGGCGCCAGACAATTGGTGGTGCAGGAGGCGGCCGTCACCAACTTGTGCCGCGCCGGCTCATAGAGGTGGTGATTGATCCCATAAACGATGTTGAGCGCGTCCTCACCGGCGACGACACCCTTCACGGGACAGGCCACCACAACACGCTTCAAACCCACCTGCTCGAAATAGGGGTTAAGGGTCTCCGGCGTTTTGATCTTGCCGCTGGCTTCAAGCACCATCTCCACGCCCCGATCGCTCCACGGCACTGCGGTGGGGTCTTTCTCGCTGGACCAGGTGAGTGCGGATCCCTCCACGCTGAATCCATCAGCGCTGCTGGTGATTCCTCGATCCCAGCGACCATGGACGGAATCAAACTCCAGCAGGTGGGCCGCCGTTGCTGCATCGCCGGCGGGATCATTGACATGCACCAGTTCAATGCCAGGCCGGCCCCAGAGGGCTCGGAACACCAGGCGACCAATCCGTCCAAAGCCGTTGATGCCAATCCTCATACCAGCTCCCTTTATCCATCAAATTATGTTGATCCAAGCAGAGCGGGGGACACTGCTCTTGTGATCCAGAACACCCTCAATCGTGAGCAGTCGAGGCAGCTGCTGAAAGCACTGGCCGACCCGATCCGCCTCGACGTGATCCATGCACTGGCGCAGGGTGAACGCTGCGTCTGTGACCTCACCGGTGATCTCAACCTCCCCCAGTCGAAGCTCTCGTTTCATCTCAGGGTGCTTCGCGAGGCGGGGCTGCTGACGGATCGGCAGAGCGGCCGCTGGATTTACTACAGCCTCCAACCGGATGCCCTTGCAGCACTGGAGGCCTGGCTGGCCGAACTGCGCCGCCACTGCACGCAAAGCGCTGCCCCCTGCCCGAGCTGACCATGGATCAACGGCTTTTTTTCCCGGCCACGGAACGCAATCGCGGCCCGATCGGAGACCTGCTGAGCCAGCTTTTGCCCGCCTCAGGAGCTGTGCTGGAACTGGCCAGCGGCAGTGGTGAGCATGCCGTCTGCTTCCAGCAACGTTTCCCCCATCTGCTCTGGCAGGCCAGCGATCCGGATCCAGACCATCGCGCCAGCATCAACGCCTGGATCCAGCACCAGGGTCTGAGCCCGGTGATGCCAGAAGCGCTCAACCTTGATGTTGAAAGGCAGCCCTGGCCCCTTCCCCAGACGGTCCGAGGGGCATTGAAGGCTGTGGTTTGCATCAACCTGCTGCACATCAGTCCAGCCAGCTGCACGGATGCCGTCTTCAAAGAATCCGCCCAGCTGCTGCCCAACGGCGCTCCCTTGATCATCTACGGCCCGTTCATGCGCAATGGGGCTCACACGAGTGCAAGCAATGCTGCCTTCGACCAATCCCTGAAGGAACGCAACGATCAGTGGGGATTGAGAGAACTGAACCAGGTGATAGCCGTTGCCGCCAAGGCAGGCTTCAAAACCGACGACGTGGTCTCCATGCCCGCCAACAATCTGACTCTGGTGTTTCAGCGCGGTTGAATTCGATCTGCTTGCCAGCTTCAGGAATGCCATCGACAATCACGCAAGAACGCAGGCGTAAGCGATGGATCTTGTTGATTTGTTAGCGAAGCTGCTGATCGGCATCGCCGTCACTCTGTTCCTTTCATTCCTATTGCGGAGCGTTCTGCCTCGGCTTTCCAAACGAAGCAAAACCAGCTTCGATGATTTTTTACTCAATGCCCTGGCAGATTCAGTCATACCCTTTGGATTTGTTGTCATCCTGATTCTCACGGAAAAGGAACTCGGCCTACCCATCAATGCCGAAAAAGCCTACGACGTTGTTCTAAGAATTATTGGAACAATTGTGCTGATTAGGCTTGTGAACCGTGTGGGCTCACGTTTCCTGAACGGCCTCACCCGTCGTTCGGGCAATGAAGATCTTGAGCAGCTTCTTCCAAACATTCTTCCACTGCTCAAGGCCTTGGTGTGGGCCATTGGCAGCCTTGTATTGCTGCAAAGCCTCGGGGTCAAGATGACCATTATCTGGGGATTACTCAGTGCCGGTGGCATTGGTATCGGCCTAGCACTCAAAGAGCCGGCCCAGGAGTTGTTTGCCTATTTGATGATTCTGCTGGACAAGCCTTTCACCGTTGGGCAATTCATCTCAGTGGGATCCACCTCAGCAACGGTGGAACGCATCGGTGTTCGCTCCACCCTTCTGCGCAGCCTGCGGGGCGAACAAGTGGTGATGAGCAACTCAACCCTTACAAGCTCCACCATCCTTAATTTCGCCGCGATGGCGCAACGCCGGATGATCTATTCGATTGGCGTCACCTACGACACATCGGTCGAACAGATGAAGGCGATCCCGACGATGATTCAAGCCATTATCGATTCCAAGGAGCACAGCACATTTAACCGCTGCTACTTCACTGAATTCGCTGATTCAAGTTTGAACTTTGAACTGGTTTACTACATCGACACCCGCGATTTCACCGTCGCTCTGAACGAGCAGCAAGCGATCAACCTCGAAATCATGGAGGCCTTCGCCCGCGAAGGCATCAGCTTTGCCTTCCCGAGCCAGACGCTCTATCTGGAGGGGGATTCACTCGCCGGCAAAACCTCCTGAGCCGTCGGCACGGCAGAACGCCAGACGACCCCACCGATCAACAGGGCCAAGGCCGCAACAGCGGCGGTGAAAGGAATCAAGCGACGCTGATCAGGCCTGGTTCCGAGAGCGATCTGACCAGAGATGTTGTCGCGTCGTGAGGCCACAAATGCACCCTGGCGACATTGGGTGCACAGCGTGTTGGTGACGCCGGCATTTTTCAACTTGAAGCCGTAACGACCCGGGATCTCAACGGGTGTTCCGCAGCTGGAACAAGGGAGAGAAAAAACTGGCATCGGGAATCAGCCCTCAGTTCAGATTTATCACCCCGGTTTCACTCCAGCGGGATGGCACCCGTGGCACAAACAGCACCCCAACAGAGGCTGTGGTCCGCCGTCCAGAAAGGTTCCACCTCGCGCCAGTTCTCAGCCTGACCAACCCGCATCCTCATCTGGCCCGTGCCGTCATGGACGAATTCAACGCGCCGTTGCTTCCAGATCAACACCCAGCGCTCTCCAGGACGTGCAGCGACCATCCGGCAGGGACTCCAGGCCTGCTGATTAATCCGGCAGCGCATCGTGGCCGCTGCGGCTGAGCTGGCACCGGCAGAGCTGCCGATGAACAGCAGAACAGCGGTCCAAAACTGGATGCGAAACACAGACACGGCCTGAGCGACACGCTGGAGTAGGGCCTCCTCGTCACCATGCGGCTCGGCAAGGGCCAAACCGGTGGGGCGCCCCGGATCTCTTCAGGGTTTGGTGTCTGTCAGGATTTGATCAGACCAGTTGCTGATCGTGCCGCGTTTTCAAGCCCGCGTCCTCGTGCGTCTGCGCCCCTCTGTGCTCGATCCAGCCGGAGAAGCTGCGCGTGGTGCCGCTGAACGACTTGGGGTGGAAGGCCTCAGCAAACTGCGGATCGGTAAAGCCGTGGAAATGGAACTGGAGGCTCCAGACGAGGCCGAGGCCCGCCGCAGATTGGAACTTCTCAGTGATCGCCTGCTGGCCAACCCGGTGATCGAGGACTGGAGCCTGGAGCTGGAGCAGTCATGAGCATCGGGGTCATCGTTTTTCCGGGATC comes from the Synechococcus sp. A15-62 genome and includes:
- a CDS encoding mechanosensitive ion channel family protein, translated to MDLVDLLAKLLIGIAVTLFLSFLLRSVLPRLSKRSKTSFDDFLLNALADSVIPFGFVVILILTEKELGLPINAEKAYDVVLRIIGTIVLIRLVNRVGSRFLNGLTRRSGNEDLEQLLPNILPLLKALVWAIGSLVLLQSLGVKMTIIWGLLSAGGIGIGLALKEPAQELFAYLMILLDKPFTVGQFISVGSTSATVERIGVRSTLLRSLRGEQVVMSNSTLTSSTILNFAAMAQRRMIYSIGVTYDTSVEQMKAIPTMIQAIIDSKEHSTFNRCYFTEFADSSLNFELVYYIDTRDFTVALNEQQAINLEIMEAFAREGISFAFPSQTLYLEGDSLAGKTS
- the purS gene encoding phosphoribosylformylglycinamidine synthase subunit PurS, which encodes MPRFQARVLVRLRPSVLDPAGEAARGAAERLGVEGLSKLRIGKAVEMELEAPDEAEARRRLELLSDRLLANPVIEDWSLELEQS
- a CDS encoding Tat pathway signal protein, giving the protein MPVFSLPCSSCGTPVEIPGRYGFKLKNAGVTNTLCTQCRQGAFVASRRDNISGQIALGTRPDQRRLIPFTAAVAALALLIGGVVWRSAVPTAQEVLPASESPSR
- a CDS encoding ArsJ-associated glyceraldehyde-3-phosphate dehydrogenase, translated to MRIGINGFGRIGRLVFRALWGRPGIELVHVNDPAGDAATAAHLLEFDSVHGRWDRGITSSADGFSVEGSALTWSSEKDPTAVPWSDRGVEMVLEASGKIKTPETLNPYFEQVGLKRVVVACPVKGVVAGEDALNIVYGINHHLYEPARHKLVTAASCTTNCLAPVVKVVHESFGIEHGLITTIHDITNTQVPIDSFKTDLRRARSGLTSLIPTTTGSAKAIAMIFPELKGKLNGHAVRVPLLNGSLTDAVFELKQSVTVEQVNAAFHAAAEGPLKGILGYEERPLVSCDYTNDNRSSIVDALSTMVVDGNQLKVFAWYDNEWGYSCRMADLTCHVVGLEA
- a CDS encoding DUF938 domain-containing protein; the protein is MDQRLFFPATERNRGPIGDLLSQLLPASGAVLELASGSGEHAVCFQQRFPHLLWQASDPDPDHRASINAWIQHQGLSPVMPEALNLDVERQPWPLPQTVRGALKAVVCINLLHISPASCTDAVFKESAQLLPNGAPLIIYGPFMRNGAHTSASNAAFDQSLKERNDQWGLRELNQVIAVAAKAGFKTDDVVSMPANNLTLVFQRG
- a CDS encoding metalloregulator ArsR/SmtB family transcription factor, which codes for MIQNTLNREQSRQLLKALADPIRLDVIHALAQGERCVCDLTGDLNLPQSKLSFHLRVLREAGLLTDRQSGRWIYYSLQPDALAALEAWLAELRRHCTQSAAPCPS